One Phoenix dactylifera cultivar Barhee BC4 chromosome 14, palm_55x_up_171113_PBpolish2nd_filt_p, whole genome shotgun sequence DNA window includes the following coding sequences:
- the LOC103707489 gene encoding protein BPS1, chloroplastic-like isoform X2, giving the protein MGRDLGRLEQSLARDSVSLKWSVEAMSLLKKMQVELLVLFKKSKLPISYGAEEDWFDQYMKETATLLDFCNSLKSAASGINRYRMVVELAIHKLGEDNSSNMVDVNNMEFERFKRVHGNLLDVGVMRETLRLGSGISSGGNHRQAKSMAVVMLAAKTTMIVLSLLLVSAMVSPVSIDMGNGAISHEVPQLKPCVELLTQLVGRFHERTSRPGSGSGLALVEHEMVDEVVGRLKAQVVAGRVEDKERFLGGVELLRTRSAGLSEEVERFDAAVDEVFEEVIRGRNEMLGIFRDGAVSGG; this is encoded by the exons ATGGGAAG AGATCTCGGAAGGCTGGAGCAGTCGTTGGCAAGGGACTCGGTGTCTCTCAAGTGGTCCGTCGAAGCCATGAGCCTTTTGAAGAAGATGCAGGTCGAACTCCTCGTCTTGTTTAAGAAATCCAAGCTGCCAATCTCTTATGGGGCTGAGGAGGATTGGTTTGATCAATACATGAAAGAAACTGCAACTCTTCTAGATTTCTGCAACTCACTGAAGTCCGCGGCCTCTGGAATCAATCGGTATCGCATGGTAGTAGAACTTGCAATCCATAAGCTTGGTGAAGACAATTCATCTAATATGGTTGATGTCAACAACATGGAATTCGAGAGATTCAAGAGAGTCCATGGGAATCTTTTGGATGTTGGAGTAATGAGAGAAACATTAAGACTAGGCAGTGGAATCTCATCAGGAGGCAACCATAGACAGGCGAAGAGTATGGCTGTTGTGATGCTCGCCGCTAAGACGACAATGATAGTTTTATCATTGCTCCTCGTATCAGCCATGGTTTCTCCTGTTTCCATCGACATGGGAAATGGAGCCATCAGTCATGAGGTACCTCAGCTGAAGCCATGCGTGGAGTTGCTCACGCAATTGGTCGGGCGATTTCATGAGAGAACTTCAAGGCCTGGGAGTGGCTCTGGATTGGCTTTGGTCGAGCATGAGATGGTGGATGAGGTGGTGGGACGTCTGAAAGCCCAGGTGGTGGCAGGAAGGGTTGAGGACAAAGAGAGGTTCTTGGGTGGTGTTGAGCTGCTGAGGACAAGGTCAGCTGGGCTGAGTGAGGAAGTGGAGAGGTTTGATGCTGCGGTGGATGAGGTGTTTGAGGAGGTGATCAGAGGGAGAAATGAGATGTTGGGGATTTTCAGGGATGGAGCAGTGTCTGGGGGATGA
- the LOC103707489 gene encoding protein BPS1, chloroplastic-like isoform X1: MTSTQKPRDLGRLEQSLARDSVSLKWSVEAMSLLKKMQVELLVLFKKSKLPISYGAEEDWFDQYMKETATLLDFCNSLKSAASGINRYRMVVELAIHKLGEDNSSNMVDVNNMEFERFKRVHGNLLDVGVMRETLRLGSGISSGGNHRQAKSMAVVMLAAKTTMIVLSLLLVSAMVSPVSIDMGNGAISHEVPQLKPCVELLTQLVGRFHERTSRPGSGSGLALVEHEMVDEVVGRLKAQVVAGRVEDKERFLGGVELLRTRSAGLSEEVERFDAAVDEVFEEVIRGRNEMLGIFRDGAVSGG; the protein is encoded by the exons ATGACCAGTACTCAGAAGCCAAG AGATCTCGGAAGGCTGGAGCAGTCGTTGGCAAGGGACTCGGTGTCTCTCAAGTGGTCCGTCGAAGCCATGAGCCTTTTGAAGAAGATGCAGGTCGAACTCCTCGTCTTGTTTAAGAAATCCAAGCTGCCAATCTCTTATGGGGCTGAGGAGGATTGGTTTGATCAATACATGAAAGAAACTGCAACTCTTCTAGATTTCTGCAACTCACTGAAGTCCGCGGCCTCTGGAATCAATCGGTATCGCATGGTAGTAGAACTTGCAATCCATAAGCTTGGTGAAGACAATTCATCTAATATGGTTGATGTCAACAACATGGAATTCGAGAGATTCAAGAGAGTCCATGGGAATCTTTTGGATGTTGGAGTAATGAGAGAAACATTAAGACTAGGCAGTGGAATCTCATCAGGAGGCAACCATAGACAGGCGAAGAGTATGGCTGTTGTGATGCTCGCCGCTAAGACGACAATGATAGTTTTATCATTGCTCCTCGTATCAGCCATGGTTTCTCCTGTTTCCATCGACATGGGAAATGGAGCCATCAGTCATGAGGTACCTCAGCTGAAGCCATGCGTGGAGTTGCTCACGCAATTGGTCGGGCGATTTCATGAGAGAACTTCAAGGCCTGGGAGTGGCTCTGGATTGGCTTTGGTCGAGCATGAGATGGTGGATGAGGTGGTGGGACGTCTGAAAGCCCAGGTGGTGGCAGGAAGGGTTGAGGACAAAGAGAGGTTCTTGGGTGGTGTTGAGCTGCTGAGGACAAGGTCAGCTGGGCTGAGTGAGGAAGTGGAGAGGTTTGATGCTGCGGTGGATGAGGTGTTTGAGGAGGTGATCAGAGGGAGAAATGAGATGTTGGGGATTTTCAGGGATGGAGCAGTGTCTGGGGGATGA
- the LOC103707488 gene encoding protein disulfide-isomerase-like, which yields MARARLLSASSGGTAFYKCLSHVGLSKPQFDPVTCEIELGRTILGCLSLTPMAISRVSICAAFLALLVFSPLSPARSEEVGAEAVEESAVLTLDASNFSETVAKYPFVVVEFYAPWCGHCKSLAPEYEKAASILSKHDPPVVLAKVDANDEKNKELASKYEVTGYPTLKIVRNQGKNIQEYKGPREAEGIVEYLKKQVGPASAEIKSSEDAGTLIGDKKTVIVGVFPDYSREEFKNFMVVAEKLRSDYDFGHTLDAKLLPRGDLTVSGPIVRLFKPFDELYVDSQDFHVDALENFIEVASVPKVVTFDKDPSNHPFLIKFFNSPNAKAMLFLNFSSENFEAFKSKYYEVAELYKGKNISFLIGDLDASQSAFQFFGLKEEQAPLIIVQENDGQKYLKPNVESDQIATWVKDYLDGSLSPFTKSEPIPEVNDEPVKVVVADSLHDVVFKSGKHVLLEFYAPWCGHCKKLAPILEEVAVSFQNDDEVIIAKMDATVNDVPKEFNVQGFPTMYFSSASGKLVQYDGGRTKEDIIDFIQKNRDVTTQKDTTVQSESLKDEL from the exons ATGGCACGGGCGCGTTTGCTCTCCGCCTCCTCCGGTGGCACTGCGTTCTATAAATGTCTCTCTCACGTCGGGCTCTCAAAGCCCCAATTCGATCCTGTGACCTGTGAGATAGAATTGGGAAGAACTATTCTTGGGTGCTTGTCTCTCACTCCCATGGCGATTTCTAGGGTTTCGATCTGCGCTGCCTTTTTGGCGTTACTTGTGTTCTCGCCCCTCTCGCCGGCACGATCGGAGGAGGTCGGCGCCGAAGCCGTCGAGGAGTCGGCTGTGCTCACCCTTGACGCCTCCAACTTCTCCGAGACCGTCGCCAAATACCCCTTCGTCGTCGTCGAGTTCTACGCCCCATG GTGTGGACATTGCAAAAGTCTTGCTCCAGAG TATGAGAAGGCTGCATCAATACTGAGTAAGCATGACCCTCCGGTTGTTCTTGCTAAAGTTGATGCCAATGATGAGAAGAACAAAGAGCTTGCCTCTAAGTATGAGGTTACGGGCTATCCCACGCTTAAGATTGTAAGGAATCAAGGAAAGAACATCCAAGAATATAAAGGTCCAAGGGAGGCTGAAGGTATAGTTGAATATCTGAAGAAACAAGTTGGTCCTGCTTCAGCTGAGATAAAATCATCAGAGGATGCTGGTACTCTCATTGGGGACAAGAAAACTGTTATT GTGGGGGTGTTCCCTGATTATTCCCGTGAGGAGTTTAAAAATTTTATGGTGGTAGCTGAGAAACTGCGATCAGACTATGATTTTGGTCATACTTTGGATGCTAAGCTCCTTCCACGTGGGGATTTAACAGTCAGTGGACCTATAGTTAGGCTATTCAAgccatttgatgaactttatgttGATTCCCAG GATTTTCATGTGGATGCTTTAGAGAATTTCATTGAAGTTGCTAGTGTGCCTAAGGTTGTTACTTTTGATAAAGATCCAAGCAACCATCCCTTTCTCATAAAATTCTTCAACAGTCCTAATGCCAAA GCCATGCTCTTTTTGAATTTCAGCAGCGAGAATTTTGAAGCTTTTAAGTCCAAGTACTATGAAGTTGCTGAGCTCTACAAAGGAAAGAACATAAGCTTTCTGATTGGTGATCTTGATGCCAGCCAATCTGCGTTCCAG TTCTTTGGCCTCAAAGAAGAACAAGCACCCCTCATCATCGTACAAGAGAATGATGGCCAGAAATATCTCAAACCAAATGTAGAATCTGATCAAATTGCAACATGGGTGAAGGATTACCTG GATGGTAGCTTGTCGCCATTTACGAAGTCAGAGCCAATTCCTGAGGTCAATGATGAACCTGTAAAGGTGGTTGTGGCTGACAGCCTTCATGATGTGGTTTTCAAGTCTGGGAAACATG TTCTGCTTGAATTTTATGCACCTTGGTGTGGACATTGCAAGAAACTAGCACCTATTTTAGAAGAAGTTGCTGTCTCGTTCCAAAATGACGATGAGGTTATTATTGCAAAGATG GATGCTACTGTAAATGATGTCCCGAAGGAGTTCAATGTTCAGGGTTTTCCAACTATGTATTTCTCTTCGGCAAGTGGCAAGCTTGTGCAATACGATGGGGGTAGGACAAAAGAGGACATCATTGATTTCATACAGAAAAATAGGGATGTGACTACTCAGAAAGATACAACTGTCCAATCCGAGTCTCTAAAAGATGAGCTATGA